A region from the Tachyglossus aculeatus isolate mTacAcu1 chromosome Y4, mTacAcu1.pri, whole genome shotgun sequence genome encodes:
- the LOC119946785 gene encoding mucin-5AC-like → MTATTTGTTVSPSTSTETSAVTASSPTAPGPSSTVITTHSSTTETITGTSVSPSTSSETSTVTASSPTVPGPSSTVITTHSSTTETTTGSSASPSVSSETSAVTASSPTAPGTSSTVITTHSSTTETTTGTSVSPSTSSETSAVTASSPTAPGPSSTVITTHSSMTETTTGSSASPSMSTETSAVTASSPTAPGTSSTVITTHSSTTEITTGTSVSPSMSSETSAVTASSPTAPGTSSMVITTHSSTTETTTGSSASPSASSETSAGTASSPTAPGPSSTGVTTHSSMTATTTGTTVSPSTSSETSAVTASSPTAPGPSSTVITTHSSTMETITGTSVSPSTSSETSAVTASSPTASGTSSTVITTHSSTMETTTGSSASPSVSSETSAVTASSPTAPGTSSTVITTHSSTTETTTGSSASPSASSETSAVTASSPTAPGTSSTVITTHSSATETTTGTSVSPSTSGETSAVTASSPTAPGLSSTVITTHSSKTETTTGSSASPSVSSETSAVTASSPTAPGLSSTVITTHSSTTETTTGSSASPSVSSETSAVTASSPTAPGPSSTVITTHSSTTETTTGSSVSPSASSETSAVTASSPTAPGPSSTGVTTHSSTTETTTGSSVSPSVSSETSTVTASSSTAPGPSSTVITTTGSSVSPSVSSETSAVTASSPTAPGTSSTVITTHSSTTETTTGSSVSPSASSETSTVTASSPTATSPSSTDNSDNSNNAYSCPVDNHDPYDNKDNHYSNHPRSSSWARDAGGSCQNEGTWIGDSCQCPSGFSGTHCEFPVPNQCQNGGNWNGSHCICRVPYSGPKCERVEETVAMETPPENVTAKVEVTVKITSQNYTEDLQDTESEAYKEFSKTFEDFMENIYQEIKEYKGVKIKALSEGSIMVEYDVILEKIFTSEFKNDFEVLTKEVEERIVTATQGKNENCSSTSLCFSPEATQVKETTFTYDPEKDCKEKVGKDYAPFYSIIYVNNKPKCLNNCSSESAWFVQCNWGQCRLERSGPRCFCLTTDTHWYQGSRCDHSVKKSVVYGGVGAAGAVLLVVIALFSVYTIRVQRTRRREKDRQDRHFHNDKEIAPGAFSNEGFGMWEAEDLDQDIYNFQLALGNINPEEKGWLLKPSSSSLFPYGPQPPNTFPDESSPSHTPTPLRFAHSKRPAHKISNNEKQPKAIGKAEEKQKWFLSPDGRDVTGNVDWTLDSALSPLPSAKGEGLNSLARGLPGWKSLPLRPAMPGSGPGPGE, encoded by the exons ATGACGGCGACCACAACGGGCACCACTGTCTCTCCTTCAACATCCACTGAAACGTCTGCAGTGACAGCCTCCAGCCCCACTGCCCCAGGCCCCAGCAGCACAGTTATCACAACCCACTCCAGCACAACGGAGACCATAACGGGCACCAGTGTCTCTCCTTCAACGTCCAGTGAAACGTCTACAGTGACAGCCTCCAGCCCCACTGTCCCAGGCCCCAGCAGCACGGTTATCACAACCCACTCCAGCACGACAGAGACCACAACGGGCAGCAGTGCCTCTCCCTCAGTGTCAAGTGAAACATCTGCAGTGACAGCCTCCAGCCCCACTGCCCCAGGAACCAGCAGCACGGTTATCACAACCCACTCCAGCACGACAGAGACCACAACGGGCACCAGTGTCTCTCCTTCAACGTCCAGTGAAACATCTGCAGTGACAGCCTCCAGCCCCACTGCCCCAGGCCCCAGCAGCACAGTTATCACAACTCACTCCAGCATGACAGAGACCACAACGGGCAGCAGTGCCTCTCCCTCAATGTCCACTGAAACATCTGCAGTGACAGCCTCCAGCCCCACTGCCCCAGGAACCAGCAGCACAGTTATCACAACCCACTCCAGCACGACGGAGATCACAACGGGCACCAGTGTCTCTCCTTCAATGTCCAGTGAAACGTCTGCAGTGACAGCCTCTAGCCCCACTGCCCCAGGAACCAGCAGCATGGTTATCACAACCCACTCAAGCACAACAGAAACCACAACGGGCTCCAGTGCCTCTCCCTCAGCATCCAGTGAAACTTCTGCAGGGACAGCCTCCAGCCCCACTGCCCCAGGCCCCAGCAGCACAGGTGTCACAACCCACTCCAGCATGACGGCGACCACAACGGGCACCACTGTCTCTCCTTCAACATCCAGTGAAACATCTGCAGTGACAGCCTCCAGCCCCACTGCCCCAGGCCCCAGCAGCACAGTTATCACAACCCACTCCAGCACAATGGAGACCATAACGGGCACCAGTGTCTCTCCTTCAACATCCAGTGAAACATCTGCAGTGACAGCCTCCAGCCCCACTGCCTCAGGAACCAGCAGCACGGTTATCACAACCCACTCCAGCACGATGGAGACCACAACGGGCAGCAGTGCCTCTCCCTCAGTGTCAAGTGAAACATCTGCAGTGACAGCCTCTAGCCCCACTGCCCCAGGAACCAGCAGCACGGTTATCACAACCCACTCAAGCACAACAGAGACCACAACGGGCTCCAGTGCCTCTCCCTCAGCGTCCAGTGAAACATCTGCAGTGACAGCCTCCAGCCCCACTGCCCCAGGAACCAGCAGCACAGTTATCACAACCCACTCCAGCGCGACGGAGACCACAACGGGCACCAGTGTCTCTCCTTCAACATCCGGCGAAACATCTGCAGTGACAGCCTCCAGCCCCACTGCCCCAGGCCTCAGCAGCACAGTTATCACAACTCACTCCAGCAAGACAGAGACCACAACGGGCAGCAGTGCTTCTCCCTCAGTGTCCAGTGAAACATCTGCAGTGACAGCCTCCAGCCCCACTGCCCCAGGCCTCAGCAGCACAGTTATCACAACTCACTCCAGCACGACAGAGACCACAACGGGCAGCAGTGCTTCTCCCTCAGTGTCCAGTGAAACATCTGCAGTAACAGCCTCCAGCCCCACTGCCCCAGGCCCCAGCAGCACAGTTATCACAACCCACTCCAGCACGACGGAGACCACAACGGGCTCCAGTGTCTCTCCCTCAGCGTCCAGTGAAACATCTGCAGTGACAGCCTCCAGCCCTACTGCCCCAGGTCCCAGCAGCACAGGTGTCACAACCCACTCCAGCACGACAGAGACCACAACGGGCTCCAGTGTCTCCCCCTCAGTGTCCAGTGAAACCTCTACAGTGACAGCCTCCAGCTCCACTGCCCCAGGCCCCAGCAGCACAGTTATCACCACAACGGGCTccagtgtctctccctcagtGTCCAGTGAAACATCTGCAGTGACAGCCTCCAGCCCCACTGCCCCAGGAACCAGCAGCACGGTTATCACAACACACTCCAGCACGACTGAGACCACAACGGGCTCCAGTGTCTCTCCCTCAGCTTCCAGTGAAACCTCTACAGTGACAGCCTCCAGCCCCACTGCCACTAGTCCCAGTTCTACG GACAACTCCGACAACTCCAACAACGCCTACTCCTGCCCCGTCGACAACCACGACCCCTACGACAACAAGGACAATCACTACTCCAACCACCCCAG GAGCAGCTCCTGGGCCCGGGATGCTGGAG gATCCTGCCAGAATGAGGGTACATGGATTGGAGATTCCTGCCAGTGTCCCAGTGGTTTCAGTGGGACTCATTGTGAGTTTCCTGTGCCCAATCAGTGCCAAAATGGAGGCAACTGGAACGGAAGCCATTGCATCTGCCGCGTCCCTTATTCCGGCCCCAAGTGTGAACGGGTTGAGGAAACGGTGGCAATGG AGACACCACCAGAGAACGTCACCGCCAAAGTGGAGGTGACCGTGAAGATCACAAGCCAAAATTACACAGAGGATCTTCAAGACACGGAATCGGAGGCCTACAAGGAATTTTCAAAAACTTTTGAAGATTTC ATGGAAAATATTTACCAGGAAATCAAGGAGTATAAAGGTGTGAAGATTAAAGCCCTAAG TGAAGGCAGCATCATGGTGGAATACGATGTCATCTTGGAGAAAATATTCACCTCCGAATTCAAGAATGATTTTGAGGTCCTCACCAAGGAAGTAGAGGAGAGGATCGTAACTGCCACGCAAGGGAAGAATGAGAACTGCTCTTCAA CTTCCTTGTGCTTCAGTCCCGAGGCCACCCAGGTGAAGGAAACGACCTTTACTTATGATCCTGAAA AGGACTGCAAAGAGAAGGTCGGGAAAGATTACGCCCCCTTCTACTCCATCATCTACGTGAACAACAAGCCCAAATGCCTGAACAACTGCAGCAGCGAGTCGGCCTGGTTCGTTCAGTGCAACTGGGGGCAGTGCCGGCTGGAACGAAGCGGTCCCCGTTGCTT CTGTTTAACCACGGACACCCACTGGTACCAGGGTTCGCGCTGTGACCACAGCGTGAAGAAGAGCGTGGTGTACGGCGGGGTGGGAGCGGCCGGCGCCGTGCTCTTGGTGGTCATCGCTCTCTTCTCCGTCTACACCATCAGAGTCCAGAGGACCAGACGCAG GGAAAAGGACAGACAGGACAGGCACTTTCACAACGACAAGGAAATAGCTCCAGGGGCCTTCAGCAACGAGGGATTCGGGATGTGGGAAG CTGAAGACTTGGACCAGGATATCTACAACTTCCAGTTGGCGCTGGGAAACATCAACCCCGAGGAGAAG GGCTGGCTCCTAAAGCCGTCTTCTTCATCCCTCTTTCCCTacggcccccagcccccaaat ACTTTCCCCGATGAatcttccccctcccacacccccacaccccttcGTTTCGCACACTCCAAGCGACCG GCGCACAAGATTtccaacaatgagaagcagc